The Pseudomonadota bacterium genome contains a region encoding:
- a CDS encoding sulfurtransferase: protein MADPAPHPVAPPHAVCALEATCPLAPTIVKARWLQQHLWDQDLQVVDTRAASLYRRGHVPGALRLDLSALQTTVEGVRGQVVNPPEAEALFRAAGLQRTARIVVYGAETTTAPARLVWTLEYLGHRQVSLLDGGFAAWQQDGGTLESAARTPPRSEYAIETVASQRRVSAASVLASLSDGSMNLVDARSPAEFAAGHIPGALNVDWTRNLAGGSLRPQAELSSPYLSLDRTIPVATYCQTGSRASVAYVVLRALGFADVRLYDGSWAEWGSRPELPRVP, encoded by the coding sequence GTGGCAGATCCGGCACCGCACCCGGTCGCACCCCCGCACGCCGTTTGCGCCCTCGAAGCCACCTGCCCCTTGGCACCGACGATCGTGAAAGCCCGTTGGTTGCAGCAGCACCTGTGGGACCAGGATCTTCAGGTTGTCGATACCCGGGCAGCGTCGCTGTACCGGCGCGGCCACGTGCCGGGGGCGCTTCGGCTGGACCTGTCCGCCCTTCAGACGACCGTCGAGGGCGTTCGCGGGCAGGTCGTGAATCCGCCCGAGGCCGAAGCGCTGTTTCGCGCTGCGGGTCTGCAACGGACTGCGAGGATCGTCGTGTACGGAGCCGAGACCACGACGGCGCCCGCGCGTCTCGTGTGGACGCTCGAGTACCTTGGCCATCGCCAGGTCTCGCTGCTGGACGGCGGCTTCGCGGCCTGGCAGCAAGACGGGGGCACCTTGGAGTCGGCGGCGCGGACTCCTCCCCGCTCCGAATACGCGATCGAGACGGTTGCCAGCCAGCGCAGGGTAAGCGCCGCGTCCGTGCTCGCCTCGCTCTCCGATGGATCCATGAACCTGGTGGATGCTCGGTCGCCCGCCGAGTTTGCTGCCGGTCACATTCCCGGCGCGCTCAACGTTGATTGGACTCGCAACCTCGCCGGAGGAAGCCTTCGCCCGCAAGCCGAGCTGAGCTCACCCTACCTGTCCCTCGACCGCACGATCCCAGTGGCAACCTACTGTCAAACAGGCTCGCGTGCATCCGTCGCCTACGTCGTGCTGCGCGCCCTGGGCTTCGCCGACGTGCGCTTGTACGACGGAAGCTGGGCCGAGTGGGGTTCACGCCCAGAGCTTCCTCGCGTGCCCTAG
- a CDS encoding DNA adenine methylase translates to MPTLAPCRDSRSESQGVPAPSRLEREAAPFVKWAGGKGRILAQLLPLLPPGVRFMRHVEPFAGGAALFFARRPRRALLADVNPSLIATYSSVRDEVENVISALEPLAQAHCADHYYEMRQRYNQQQNLPPARRAALFIYLNKTCFNGLYRVNRRGNFNVPAGRYRNPRILNAPLLRTASASLANVELRCVGFESMLSLTRPGDFVYLDPPYAPASATANFTSYARDGFTSGMQVRLRDVFKELNRRGCRLMLSNSDVSQVRELYADFHVDTVAAPRAINRDAHRRGLVSEVVIRNYTVKGESRPAAVLDGRRDYLASAS, encoded by the coding sequence ATGCCTACATTAGCCCCGTGCCGGGATTCCCGGTCAGAAAGCCAAGGAGTTCCGGCACCCTCCCGCCTCGAGCGCGAAGCCGCACCGTTCGTCAAGTGGGCCGGTGGCAAGGGCCGCATCTTGGCGCAGCTGCTTCCGCTGCTGCCGCCCGGGGTCCGGTTCATGCGCCACGTGGAGCCCTTCGCGGGAGGAGCAGCGCTCTTCTTTGCGCGCCGGCCACGGCGGGCGCTGCTCGCCGACGTCAACCCCTCCCTGATCGCCACCTACAGCAGCGTGCGCGACGAGGTCGAGAACGTCATCAGCGCGCTCGAGCCGCTGGCGCAGGCCCACTGCGCCGACCACTACTACGAGATGCGCCAGCGCTACAACCAGCAGCAAAACCTACCACCTGCCCGGCGCGCGGCGCTCTTCATCTACCTCAACAAGACCTGCTTCAACGGCCTGTACCGAGTCAATCGGCGCGGTAACTTCAACGTCCCTGCTGGGCGCTACCGCAACCCTCGCATCCTCAACGCGCCGCTTCTGCGCACCGCAAGCGCGTCGCTGGCCAACGTGGAGCTCCGGTGCGTTGGTTTCGAGAGCATGTTGTCCCTGACCCGACCGGGCGACTTCGTCTATCTGGATCCGCCGTACGCGCCCGCCTCTGCCACAGCAAACTTCACTTCGTATGCGCGCGACGGCTTTACATCGGGCATGCAGGTTCGGCTGCGCGACGTTTTCAAGGAGCTCAACCGGCGTGGATGCCGGCTCATGCTATCGAACAGCGATGTCTCCCAAGTTCGGGAGCTGTACGCCGATTTCCACGTCGACACCGTAGCGGCGCCACGTGCGATCAATCGCGATGCCCACCGGCGCGGGCTCGTGAGCGAAGTCGTGATTCGGAACTACACGGTGAAAGGCGAGAGCCGACCCGCGGCCGTGCTCGACGGGCGGCGAGACTACCTCGCCAGCGCCAGCTAG
- the lepB gene encoding signal peptidase I, which translates to MLLALFRGLLKLVFLVATLLAIAGGILRYFFVDLAIVGHNSMAPTLTMGEQVAVWRDAELQLGDIALCGDPRMPGEYVIGRVAGKKGDELKSGRRGQLLVNGKAVMTNNMGTRSFYDERARRLLTMDYGTEKLGSVEHEWFKLKGHVFSMRTVKVKKGLFLLGDNRTTRSNDSRLFGSAKRLACRGKVFLRIRPAPGALPDDLGHGWLELLD; encoded by the coding sequence ATGCTCCTCGCCCTGTTCCGAGGCCTGCTCAAGTTGGTGTTCTTGGTCGCGACGCTGCTCGCCATCGCTGGTGGGATCCTGCGCTACTTCTTCGTGGATCTCGCCATCGTCGGTCACAACAGTATGGCCCCTACGTTGACCATGGGTGAACAGGTGGCCGTCTGGCGCGACGCGGAGCTTCAGCTAGGCGACATAGCCCTGTGTGGGGACCCACGCATGCCAGGCGAGTACGTCATAGGGCGCGTTGCCGGCAAGAAAGGCGACGAGCTCAAGAGCGGCCGGCGCGGCCAGTTGCTGGTCAATGGCAAGGCGGTCATGACCAACAACATGGGCACCAGGAGCTTCTACGACGAGCGGGCACGCAGGCTCCTGACGATGGACTATGGGACCGAGAAGCTAGGCAGTGTGGAGCACGAGTGGTTCAAGTTGAAGGGGCATGTCTTCAGCATGCGGACCGTCAAGGTCAAAAAGGGGCTGTTTCTGCTAGGCGACAATCGCACGACCCGCAGCAACGACAGCCGCTTGTTCGGCAGCGCCAAACGCTTGGCATGCCGGGGAAAGGTCTTCCTGCGCATCCGCCCTGCGCCTGGTGCCCTCCCGGACGATCTGGGCCACGGCTGGCTGGAGCTGTTGGACTAG
- a CDS encoding TraR/DksA C4-type zinc finger protein: MKKTELKRFQKILEEKRDNLIRNARQTIAEGMTLDSNDLPDEMDLASSEYIQSFTFRLRGREKTFLQKIDRALKKIQDGSFGVCENCEEPISVKRLEARPETTLCIRCKEDEERVEKDFA; this comes from the coding sequence ATGAAAAAGACCGAACTGAAGCGGTTCCAGAAGATCCTCGAGGAAAAGCGGGACAACCTGATCCGCAACGCCCGACAAACCATCGCCGAGGGAATGACCTTGGACTCGAACGATCTGCCGGACGAAATGGATCTCGCCTCGAGTGAGTATATCCAGTCCTTTACTTTCCGGCTGCGTGGCCGCGAAAAGACCTTCCTGCAGAAGATCGATCGCGCCCTGAAGAAGATCCAGGACGGGTCGTTCGGCGTGTGTGAGAACTGCGAGGAGCCCATCTCGGTCAAGCGCCTCGAGGCGCGGCCCGAAACGACGCTATGCATCCGCTGCAAGGAAGACGAAGAACGGGTCGAGAAGGATTTCGCCTAG